A DNA window from Jaculus jaculus isolate mJacJac1 chromosome 1, mJacJac1.mat.Y.cur, whole genome shotgun sequence contains the following coding sequences:
- the LOC101603661 gene encoding aflatoxin B1 aldehyde reductase member 2-like, whose product MSRPPPPRAASASPTRPATILGTMEMGRRMDATASAASVRAFLERGHTELDTAFMYSDGQSESILGGLGLGLGHGDCRVKIAMKANPWDGKSLKADSPLSQLETLLKWLQCPRVDLFYLHALDHGTPVEETLHACHQLHQEGKFVELGLSNYASWEVVEIYTLCKKNGWILPTVYQGMYNATTRQVETELLPCLKHFGLRFYAYNPLAGGLLTGKYKYEDKDRKQPEGHFFGNSWAETYRNRFWKVHHFEAIALVEKSLQATYGPSAPSMTSAALRWMYHHSKLQGAHGDAVIIGMSSLEQLQQNLAAAEEGHLEPAVVDTFDQAWHLVAHECPNYFC is encoded by the coding sequence ATGTCCCGACCGCCGCCTCCCAGAGCCGCCTCGGCCTCCCCGACCCGGCCCGCCACGATCCTGGGCACCATGGAGATGGGGCGCCGTATGGACGCGACCGCCAGCGCCGCGTCCGTGCGCGCCTTCCTGGAGCGCGGCCACACTGAGCTGGACACGGCCTTCATGTACTCCGATGGCCAGTCCGAGAGCATCCTAGGCGGCCTGGGGCTCGGGCTGGGCCACGGTGACTGCAGAGTGAAAATTGCCATGAAGGCCAACCCTTGGGATGGGAAGTCACTGAAGGCTGACAGTCCTCTGTCCCAGCTGGAGACATTGCTGAAGTGGCTGCAGTGTCCCCGAGTGGACCTGTTCTACTTACATGCACTTGACCACGGCACCCCTGTGGAGGAGACCTTACATGCCTGCCACCAGCTACACCAGGAGGGCAAGTTTGTGGAGCTTGGCCTCTCCAACTATGCCTCCTGGGAGGTGGTCGAGATCTATACCCTCTGCAAGAAGAATGGCTGGATCCTGCCAACCGTGTACCAGGGCATGTACAACGCCACCACACGGCAGGTGGAAACAGAGCTGCTCCCCTGCCTCAAACACTTTGGATTGAGATTCTATGCCTACAACCCTTTGGCTGGGGGGCTGCTGACCGGCAAGTACAAGTACGAGGACAAGGACAGGAAGCAGCCCGAGGGCCACTTCTTTGGGAACTCCTGGGCCGAGACGTACAGGAACCGCTTCTGGAAGGTGCACCACTTCGAGGCCATCGCCCTGGTGGAGAAGTCCCTGCAGGCCACCTATGGCCCCAGCGCGCCCAGCATGACCTCCGCCGCCCTGCGGTGGATGTACCACCACTCAAAGCTGCAGGGCGCCCATGGGGACGCGGTCATCATTGGCATGTCCAGCCTGGAGCAGCTGCAACAGAACCTGGCTGCAGCTGAGGAAGGACACCTGGAACCAGCTGTGGTGGACACGTTTGACCAAGCCTGGCACCTGGTTGCCCACGAGTGTCCCAACTACTTCTGCTAG